The region ATCCGCTGCCGCCTGCTGAAGACACAGATTATCTGGTCAAGAAGCCTTCAGGAGAAGAGCTGAACGATTGCGCTAATGAATTTTGGTGGTGCATGACAAATGTCGCAAAAGGATTATGCCGTAAAGAACTGCCGTATGCTAAATCGATGATGGAAGGACCAGTCAGAGAGATGCTGCTGCTAGCAATGAGCTGGCGAGTGGGGGTAGAGACCCATTTCACGGTCAGTATTGGTAAATTTGGCAAGTATTTGCAGCGTTATACAAGTGAAGAACTTTGGGAGAAATGGCTAAAAACATATGCAGATGGACAAATAGACCACATGTGGGAAGCCTTATTCACTAGTTGTGCACATTTTAAAGAAGTGAGTCAAAATATAGCCGAACAATTGGGCAATCCGTTAGAAGACGAAGAAAAAGTATTAGTTTATTTAAAAGAACTGGGTCGTCAAAGTAAAAAAGCTGAACAGTAGTGTACTGTCAGCTTTTTTATGTGTATAAATTAAGTAGTTTTTACAGTTAAAAAGTAATTAGTCGTTAGGTTCTTCCACTGCTGGTTGATAAGTTGGCAAATAAGGATGAGCCTTCTTAAATTTATGATAATAGAAACCTAAATCATAGCGATATTTTTCATTTTCCACCCAAGGTTTGTGTTTGCCGCAGTAATGGATGAAGACAACGTTTTTTTCTACCCATTCCTGATTATAAACAGTAGGGAAGAATAATTTTAATTTTGAATAAAAACGCGGATCTAAATTATAAATCCGCCAATCGGCTTCGCCAATGCGGTCCCAGTACAAATGATTGAAGATATCTTGGTCTGGCAAAACTAAACGGTTTTTGTTTACCTCTATAGCCTTAAAAATATCCTCTGAAGTTACCTGTTTGCGGATTTTTGGCAGGTTCATCAGTAAGATACCGGTGTTGAAATAATCTTCTGATTTAAGAGTTCCTAAGCGAAGGTTATTAAGCGGCTGAATCCACTTTGTCGCATATTCGTGAGTTGTTGCAATAAATAGTTTATCTTTGAAATCCTGATTATAAAATTTAGCAAATGAATTCAAATTGATGATATCAGGATCGAGGTAAAGAATCCGCTCCATTTTGTCCGGCAAGACAAAAGGAGCTAATAAACGATAATACATTTCAATGGAATAGTACCGATTGACTACCGTATCTTCTTCAAACAGATTCGTACAATCAATAATATGCAGAGAATGACCTTCTTTATGAATGAATGCTTCTAATTGAAGAAGTTGAAAGTCCGGTATATCTTTATGCATTAAATAGATCTCAAAGGATTCCTCGTGACTAGTTGAGTGAAAAATCGAATGAAGCAAGGTATAAAATGGCGGAAGATAATTTTCATTTAAAGTAAATAATAAGTTCATGTGATAAGCTCCTATATCATTTAACGTTCTTCTATTAGTAAGTATGTCTTAAATGGACAAAAAAGCATGAGACTTAAGCTGTATTTTTTGCTAGCATACAAAATCAATTTTGAACAAATACCGTTTCAAATACAAAATTTTGATAGTCATGTCTGGTCAAAGAATATTCAAAAATACGGCCATCTTCCAGATGGGCGATTTTTTCGACTTCCATGATAAAAGTATCTTTGTCGACATCCAATAGTTTGCAATCCTCAACTGTAACCTTATCCCCACGTACCCAAACATGAGCACGTTGCATTTTAAAACCTAATTCCTCACGAATATAATTGTAGATTGAGCTTTCTAAATGTTTTGGTTCTAAACCTGTGATGACTGAAAGCGGCATATAGGTATGTTCAACTGAATAAGGAGCGTGGTTCACGTATCTTACGCGGATAATTTTATAGACATACCCATTATCTTTTATTTCGAGTTTTTCGGCAATTTCATTTGACGGTTTTTCGATCGAAAATTGATAAGTTTTAGAGGTGATGTGTTCTTTACCAACTGTACTTATCAAGCCTGATGTTGGACCGAGCGCAATAGCTCCTCCATTAGTGGATTTTCCTTTGATAAATGAACCAGAACCGCGTCTGCGAATAACCATGCCTTCCTTTACAAGCAAATCAATGGCTTTTTTGACAGTCAATTTACTACAGTCGTACTCAATAGCCAGGTCATCGCCAGTAGGAATTTTTTCATTGATTTTGTAAAAGTCAGTGTTTATTTTTTGTTTAAGATCTGTATAGATCGTCATATATTTAGGAAGTGTGCTCATTAATTTCTCTCCTCATACTATAAAGTGGGTTATAAATATCTGTAAAAGTATAACACAGACTTTACCTTTAATCTACAAAGAATACAACAAAAATAAAAAGTGTATATCTTTACATAAAAGTGTTTACTTTTATGTAAATGTGCGTTATTATGCTACTATAAAGAAAGGGGAATTACGTGATGGAAGAGATGATAACGTTCCCAAAAGATTTTTGGTGGGGTTCAGCCTGGTCGGCAGAACAAGCTGAAGGTCGAGGGAATACAGGAAAAGCAGAAACAGTTTGGGAACATTGGTTTAAAGAAGAACCCAATCGTTTTTATAACAGAATAGATTCAAGCGTTACGACAGATCATATAAATCACTACAAAGAAGATATTCAATTAATGAAAGAAACTGGACACAATTCATTTAGATTATCCATTTCTTGGGCAAGAATGTTTCCTGATGGAGGCACTGGTAAAGTTAATCCTAAAGCCGTTGAGTTTTATCGAAATTTATTAACAGAAATGAATAAAAACGGCATCAAACCGTTTGTTAACTTGTATCATTTTGATATGCCATTTGCTTTGCAAGAAAAAGGCGGCTGGGAATCTAGAGAGGTGGTCGATGCTTATGTAAATTACGCTACAACTTGTTTTAAAGAACTTGGGGATTTAGTTTATCATTGGTTTACCTTTAATGAACCGCTTGGTCCAATTTTAGGCAGTTATTTAGAAGGATTCCATTATCCAGCATTAGTAGATTTTAAACGGGGTGCACAAGCTGCTTTTTACACGATCTTAGCGCATGCATTAGCGATTCAATCCTTTAAAGAATTGCAATTGAACTCGAAAATCGGCGTTATTTTAAACCTAAGTCCTACTTATCCAAGAAGTCAACAGCCTGCAGATATAAAAGCGGCAGAAATTGTAGACGCTTTATATACACGTAGTTTCTTAGATCCAATGGTTAAAGGAACTTTCCCGGAAAAACTAGTGGAGATATTGAAAGAATACGATCAAATGCCTATTTATGAAGCAGCTGATCTAACAGTGATCGAACAGAACACTGCTCAAATTTTAGGACTGAATTACTATGAACCTCGCCGGGTAAAAGCAAGGTTAACTGCAATCAATCCTGAAGGACCATTTTTACCAGAATGGTTTTATGAAAATTATGATATGCCGGGCAAACGAATGAATATCTATCGTGGCTGGGAAATTTACGAAAAAGGAATTTACGATTTATGTATCGATATCCGCGATAATTATGGCAACATCGAAGCTTTTATTTCAGAAAACGGAATGGGAGTAGCCGACGAAGAAAGATTTATGAACGATAAAGGCCAAGTTATCGACGATTACCGAATCGATTACATTAAAGACCATTTAGCTTACGTGCATAAAGCTATTTCTGAGGGATGCAACATTAAAGGGTATCATTTATGGACTTTTATAGATTGCTGGTCATGGATCAATGCATATAAAAATAGATACGGCTTGGTTTCCTTAAATCTAGAAAACCAAAAGCGGACGATTAAAAAAAGCGGAGAATTTTATAAAGAAATGAGTCGCAACAACGGTTTTGTGTACGATACACATAGACTAGTTTAGAGGAGGAGACAATATGTCAGATTCATCAGAAAAGATGTCCATTACTGATCGTTTTGCTTACGTAGCACAAAAAATGGGAAATCAAATCCATTTGCGCACGTTAAGAGATGCATTTGCATCTATCATGCCATTCATTATTTTAGCCGGTTTTATGACATTAATTAATTACGTTATTTTGGAGCCAACAGGATTCATGGGTAAAATCATTGCTCCAGAGACGTTAACTACTTGGCAGTCGATTGGAACGTCTATATCAAACGGTACACTAAATGTGATGGCCTTATTGATTGCAGTTGCCATCGCTTACCACCTTTCTGTAAATCGGGGATACAATAACGTTATCGCTCCAATTTTAGTGTCATTCTCTACCATGATTGTGGTAACCCCTTTAAGTACAACATTTATACCAGAAGGCTTTAAAGAAGAAGTATTGGTACCAGGAGTTATACCAGTTAGTTATACTAGTGCCTCAGGTATGTTTGTCGGAATAGTCGTCGGTTTGCTGGCAACTGATTTATTTATCAAGCTATCATCAAATGAAAAATTAAAAATAAATATTAGTGGGAATATTCCTCCAGCTGTTATTAAATCATTTAATGTACTTATTCCAATTATGATTAATGTATTGATTTTTGCTGTTGCTTCTTTTGCATTAAATCAATTGTTTGATATGGATTTTAACACACTAATCACGACTGTCATCACTAAACCTTTAAGTTATGTCACAACTAGTCTTCCAGGTTTTCTATTATTGACAAGTATAGCTAACTTGTTCTTCGGTTTTGGTATTCACCAAGCTGTTATTTCAGGAGCTTTGTTGGACCCATTCTTATTGCAAAACATGCAGGACAATATGTTAGCCTATGCCAATCATGAAGAGATTCCTCATATTATCAATATGGCTTTCAAAGATACTTTTGCCGTTATGGGCGGATCAGGAAATACAGTTGCCTTATTGATTGCCATTTTTGTATTCAGTAAACGTAAAGATTATAAAGATGTATCTAAATTATCTTTGGCACCGGCATTATTTAATATTAGTGAACCCATTATTTTTGGATTACCGATTTGTTTTAACCCAATGTTGATTATTCCATTTGTCCTGGCACCTATATTTTCGTTGACTGTTGCTTATTTCGCAACATCCATTGGAATGATCAATCACGTTGTGGTTCAGATACCCTGGACAACGCCACCTATTATTTCAGGATTCTTGGCTACAGGGGGAGACTGGCGGGCAGCTGCGCTTCAAATAGTCATTATTGCGGTTTCCGTATTTATTTACTTACCGTTCTTAAAAATTGATGAACGTGTGAATAAGATGCAATTAGCAGAACAAAATAATTAAAAATGAATTTAGAGCTGATTTAGAAGGGAATAATCCTTTTCTAAATCAGCTCTAGTTTTTTTCTAAATAATGAAAAAGTTAGTTTAATTAGTAGCTCTTACTTCTTTTGCAAGTGTTTCGATTGTGTAAAGAGCTGGAAGTTGTGATGTAATGTCTGCATCTTTGATAGACTCTGGAGTAATATAATAAGGAATATTGACATCAGAAAGACGAGCAATGGTTGATTTTGAACTGTTCGTGATTGAAATAATGGTACTGCTGCTGAAGCTTAAGTGATTCAAATAATTAACGATATTTTTTGTTTCTCCTGAAACAGACAATGCAATGATACAGACTTGATCAGATAATTTTTTTGATAAATAGTCAATTGGATGATTAGAAGGGTCTTCAATTCTTAATGCCATATTGAAAATAGATGAAAAATATAAAGCCCCATATTCTGCAATGATATTGGACGAGCCTTCGCCAAGAAATAAAATTAACTCTTTATCTTGCAACAAAGAAACAGCTTCGCGAATTTTTTCTTTATAGAAAGGTTGCGTAGTCCGATTTAAGAAATCAATATAAGCTGTTTCATCGATAGACTGTATTTTTTGCTGTTTTTGTTCTTTTGAATACATTTGCAGTTTGATTCTAAATTCAGAAAAACCAGAACAGCCAAATTTTTTACAGAAACGTAAAATACTGGTAGTGCTCGTATGTGTTTCAGCAGCTAAATCACGGATTCGCATATAAGCGACTTGGTCTAAGTGATTGGAAATGTATTTGTAAATAGCCGTATCAAAATCAGTTAAATCAGGGGTTGTATCAAGAAACAACATTTTTCTTTTTCGCCTCCTTAGCAATAAACTTATAGTAGCATATTCATTATAGTGAAACAATGTAGGCAACAACGAATTATTTTTGAACTTAAAAATAAGCAGATTACAGTTGTGACAAATGATGCCACAGTTGTGACAAGTTTCTATTTAAATAACATTTACCTATATCTTGATGAAAAGAGTCAAATCAAGAAAAGAGCGCTATACTAAATTTATAAAGAAAAAAGATAGCGATTACAGTTGGAGGGAAACGATATGAAAAAAGGTTTAAAAATTGTAACGATTGGCGGAGGCTCAAGTTATACGCCGGAATTAGTGGAAGGTTTTATTAACCGTCATGCTGAATTGCCGTTAAAAGAATTGTGGTTAGTCGATGTAGAGCTCGGAAAAGAAAAGCAAGCGATTGTTGGAGAAATGGCTAAGAGAATGATCAAAGCGGCAAATATCGACTGTGAAGTTCATTTGACATTAGACCGTAGAGAAGCGCTGAAAGACGCTGACTTTGTTACAACACAATTAAGAGTAGGACAATTGGACGCTAGAATATTAGACGAACGCATTCCCTTAAGCCATGGCATGATTGGCCAAGAAACAAATGGAGCCGGCGGAATATTTAAAGCATTGAGAACTATTCCAGTTATATTAGATATTGTAGAAGACATGAAAGAACTTTGTCCAGATGCATGGCTGATTGATTTTACGAACCCGGCTGGTATGGTAACAGAAGCGGTTATGCGGTACGGGAATTGGGACAAGGTCGTGGGGTTATGCAATATTCCAGTGAATGCGATCGTCGAAGAAGCTGCTTTATTAGAACGAGATCCTGAAGAATTATTTTTCCAATTTGCCGGAATCAATCACTTGCACTGGCATACGGTTGTAGACAATAAAGGCAAATCCTTAACAGATGAACTGTTAAAAATCATGTATGGCGATGCTTCAAACTCTAAAAGTATTGTAGCAAATATCCAGGAAAACGATTTGATTTTTGAACAAGTGCAAAACTTGCATATGGTGCCTTGTCCATATCATAGATACTATTACTTAACAGATGAAGCATTGAAAGAAGAAATAGAAGACTTCAAAAATTCAGGGACTCGTGCTGAAAAAGTTAAAGGTATCGAAAAAGAATTGTTCGAATTGTACAAAGACGAAAATCTAGATTACAAACCGCAGCAATTAGCCGAACGAGGCGGAGCAAGATACAGTGATGCGGCTTGCAACATCATTAATTCAATTTACAATGACAAACGGATGATCATGACTGTCAGCACGAAAAATAATGGAACCATCACTGATTTGCCAGCAGATTGTGTGGTTGAAGTGACCAGTATGATCACTGGTAATGGTCCAGTTCCATTCCAATTTGGCAGTTTTGCACCAGCTGAAAGAGGGTTATTGCAATTAATGAAATCGATGGAGTTATTAGCTGTTGAAGCTGCTGTGACGGGAGACTATGGTACATTGCTGCAAGCCTTTACGATGAATCCTTTGATCACCAGCGGATTTGTTGCTAAACAAGTAATGGATGAACTATTAGTTGCCCATAAGACTTATTTACCGCAATTTGCTGAAAAAATCAAAGAAATTGAAAAAGCAACTACAGCAAGCTAATTTCTTGTTCTAGAGAAAACTGAAATACTCTTAAGGTCCTAACCGATCTTAAGAGTATTTTTAATAAAAGCACTAATTCTTAGACAAAATCGTGATAGCGTAGTTGGCGGAATTCGTGATTTAGTTGAATTAATGGATATGCCTTTGCCAACAGAAATAGAAGAACCGGTAGAAATCCTTGAGGCTGTGAGTCGACAATTTGTAGAAAAATACCAAATTACTTTATTTGCTGGAACGCTCCGTGAAAAAGAGGGGAAAAACCGAAGTGTAAAAGGTTTTTTGCGTCATGCAAATCAGTTCGTTCTCAGTTCTGTGTATGATTTAGACATCTATGACCGAATCGGGACAGGGGATGCTTATGCAGCAGGGATCATAACTGGTTTTATCGAAAAATGGTCTGACCACCAAACTGTTGAATTTGCAATAGGTAATGCTGTTTTAGCGCATACTACTTTTGGCGATAGTCCAATTATCAGAAAAGATAGGGTAGAAGCTTTTATTGCAGGTCAAACAAATGACGTCATCCGTTAGTGAAAAACATTAAAAAAGTTGCTGTATTCCAAAGTTTATACGTGGAATACGGCAACTTTTTAGTTTGTCTGATTAGTAGCCTCTAAAAGGGTTTCTTTGAATAACTTTTGGAAAGTTAGGCGGTTTTCTTCAGTGAACGGTTTAGGTCCTTTAGTGCGTTTTCCGCTTTTTCGAACTTGAGCACTTAAATAACGTGATTGCAACAATTGGTCGATGTTGTCGTTGGTATACTTAAAACCAGTATGGTGCAAGACAATACAACCTTTAGCTAGTGCTAATGAAGCTAAGCCGTAATCTTGAGTGACGATTAAATCGCCTTTTTTTGCCAAACGCATGATTCGGTAATCAGCAGCTTCGGCTCCAATGTCGACATAAATTGTTTCTACTCCAGCCGGTTGTTCAACGGTCGAAAAGTGAGAAATACTGGTAACTAAAATAACGGGAATATGTTGAGCTGTTCCTTCTGAGATAACGATATCTTTTACAGGACAAGCATCGGCATCGATATAAATTTTCATTCTTCACCTGCTTTCAAAAGATAAAACGCTATATATAATAAGTCTTTTAGTTGTCGATTCAGCTTGCTGCTATGATATTCTAAAGTAAGAATAGAAAGAGGAGCTGATTAGAATGACAGATAATTTATTTGTTTTTCAAATTTCAACCCGTGAAAAACAATCTTTTACTACGATCGATTCTTATTTGCAGGAAGCTTTAACCAAAAGTGGTGTGGAAAAAGGCATGATGTTGATTTTTTGCCCACATACAACCGCAGCTATTACGATCAATGAAAACGCTGATCCCGATGTAAAAAAAGACCTGAAGTTAGGGTTTGATGAAACTTTCCCTAACAAACCAGCCTATGTGCATATGGAAGGCAATTCAGATGGTCATATGAAATCCTCTGTTGTAGGAGCGAGCGAAATGCTTATCATTGAAAAAGGCCGACTTATTCTTGGAACATGGCAAAGTGTGTATTTTTTTGATTTTGATGGTCCGCGAACAAGAAATTTCTATGTAAAAATTTTAGAAGGGTAACCTTTTAAAAGATACTGAAAACTATACCGCAAAAATAAGCTGCTGCCAACAGAAGAATCTCCTGTTGGCAGCAGCCTGTTTTCAGTCTCAAAGAAAAAGATTATTCAGTTTTTTCACCGATCAAATCTGGTTCAGTAGCTTCAGCAGTGTCAACATCTTCTAGAGTAGCAGGTGGTGCCACAATGACTACCGTTTCATCTTGTTCGTCAAAGACAGTAATATCCTTGCTTACATTTAAGTCAGCCACTGTTAAGGAATCGCCAATTGCTAAGGTACTCACATCGACTTCGAACTCTGTTGGAATATTATTCGGAGTCGTTTCAATTTCTAGTTCATTTAATGTTTGAGAAACCATTCCTAATTTAACACTTTCAGCACCTGTTAAAACGATTGGAACAGTAACGGTTAATTTTTGGCCTTTTTCAATGGCTTGAAGCTCTACATCTAATATTTGGAATTTTAAAGCGGCACTTTGGAAGTCTTTAACAATTACTTGTCGAGGTGCTTCATCACCCACAACAATATCAAAAATTCCGTTTTTACCTAGTTGTTTCAATACTTCAATAAAATCTTTTTCATTTAATAAAACAGGAGTAGCGTCTCCTCCTTTATTGTAGACAACAGCTGGAAGTTTATGAGCCTTTCTATAACGATTAGCTGATGCTGTTCCAACCTCTGTTCTTAATTCTGCATTTACTTTCATAAATTTTTCCCCTTTCGTATTAGCTTAGTAAAGCTGCTTAGTAGAATCTATTTTCTAAAAAAAAGAAAAAAATAAGAAAAGATCCAAGCTAAGAATCGTATCCATTTATCATTATACCAAATAGGAGAAAGATTAGCTAACAAAACGGTTTCAATTCATTATTTGTCTCACTTTTTTCAATGACCATAGCCATACCAATTCCGCCGCCGACACATAAAGAAGCGAGACCGAAAGTCGTTTCTCTTTTCTGCATTTCATGAACTAAGCTAACTAAAATACGGGCCCCAGAAGCACCGATTGGGTGACCTAATGCAATTGCTCCGCCGTTAACATTAACTTTGTCTTTATTCATATTCAAATCCCGCATGACAGCAACACTTTGGGCAGCAAAGGCTTCATTTAATTCAATCAAATCCATATCTTCTAAGTTTAAATGAGTTTTTTCTAAAACTTCTTCAATTGCATAATAAGGTGCATATCCCATAATTGAAGGATTGATCCCAGCTTCTGCGTAACCTTTAAGAGTAGCTAGATAAGAGATGTTCAGTTCTTCAGCGTGCGATTTTTTCATCAAGATAAGAGCTGCTGCCCCGTCATTTATTCCAGAAGAATTTCCTGCAGTGACCGTTCCGTTTTCTTTAAAAGCAGCAGGAAGTTTGGCTAAGCTGTCTAGATTCGTTTGTTTGCGAATAAATTCATCTTCACTAAACAAAGCTGTTTGGCCTTTTGGTCCTTTAACAGGTACTGGCACGATTTCTGCCGAAAAAGCTCCGTTGTCTTGGGCTTGAGCAGCCTTCATTTGTGAATGTGCAGCAAAAGCATCTTGTTCAGTTCTTGAGATGCCATATTGTTCAGCTACATTTTCAGCGGTCATTCCCATTGGCAGGTGATCAAAAGCATCGGCCAGTCCATCGTGCATCGCGCTGTCGATCAGTTGATCATTTCCTGCTTTCTTTCCCCAACGGTGATTATTTAAAAGATAAGGAGCTTGTGTCATGTTTTCAGTACCGCCTACCACAACGATCTCAGCATCCCCTAGTCGAATAGCTTGGCTTCCAAGAATAACGGCTTTTAAGCCAGAACCGCACACTTCATTCACCGTCATGGATGGAGCTGAGTAAGGAACGCCGGCATGGACAGCAATTTGTCGAGCCGGATTTTGTCCCAAGCCAGCTTGCAAAACATTTCCAAAAATAAGCTGGTCTATTTTATCTGCGGATAGACCCGATTTTTTGATAACTTCTTTTACAACGATTGCACCTAATTCAATTGCAGTAGTGTTTTTCAAGCTGCCCCCAAATTTTCCAATGGGAGTTCGTGCTGCACTTACGATAACAACTTCCTCCATAGTCCTCTACCCCTTACTATTCATGTCTTATTTATCTGCATAGCTTTTATTACATCACTATAGCTTCTTTTCCTATTGTACGGTATTTCAAACAGTTTAACACTTTAAGATTTGGTAAACATTTTTAGTGGCTTTAAGGTAATTAAAGAAAATTAGCTGCTGTTTATTAAGCTTATCTTTAGATTTTCTTCTGCTTATTGTTTTTTTAACAGTTGTATACTATTCTTTAACTAATGATGACACAACCAGTTAGGAGAACGCCGTTTATGTTGGTCTAGTTTACTGGTTTTAAAATGGGTAAGTAACCAATGGAGGAGATTTTTTTGAAAATCGGGATTGATAAAATTGGCTTTTACGTTCCAGATTTATATCTGGATATGCGAAAATTAGCTGCAGCTAGAGAGATAGAACCGGATAAATTCACAATTGGCATTGGTCAAGAAAAAATGGCAGTTGCTCCGATCACACAAGATGCCGTTACATTGGCAGCAAATGCTGCGGCTAGTATTTTAGATGAAAGAGATAAAGAAAAAATCGATTTAGTCCTATTCGGTACAGAAACAGGCATAGATCATTCAAAAGCTGCAGCAGTCTATGTCCATCATTTATTGGGATTAAATCCAGCAGCACGTTCTTTTGAAATCAAACAAGCTTGTTACGGAGCAACAGCGGGAATTCAAATGGCAAAAGGACATATCGCACTAAATCCGGAAAGCAAGGTATTGGTGTTAGGGTCGGATATTGCACGTTATGGATTAGATTCTTCTGGTGAATCGACCCAAGGAGCCGGAGCAGTAGCGTTACTGATCAGTGCTGAGCCTAGAATTTTAGCACTTGAAGACAAAAGTGCTTACTTAACTGCTGATATTATGGACTTTTGGCGTCCACTTTATTCAAGTACGGCTTATGTAGATGGAAAGTTTTCAAATGAGCAATATAGTTTGTTTTTTGCAACTGTCTGGCAACAATTCAAAGAAAAAAGTGGTTTAACGTTTAAGGATTTCGAAGC is a window of Carnobacterium mobile DSM 4848 DNA encoding:
- a CDS encoding YaiI/YqxD family protein; its protein translation is MKIYIDADACPVKDIVISEGTAQHIPVILVTSISHFSTVEQPAGVETIYVDIGAEAADYRIMRLAKKGDLIVTQDYGLASLALAKGCIVLHHTGFKYTNDNIDQLLQSRYLSAQVRKSGKRTKGPKPFTEENRLTFQKLFKETLLEATNQTN
- a CDS encoding 6-phospho-beta-glucosidase; translation: MKKGLKIVTIGGGSSYTPELVEGFINRHAELPLKELWLVDVELGKEKQAIVGEMAKRMIKAANIDCEVHLTLDRREALKDADFVTTQLRVGQLDARILDERIPLSHGMIGQETNGAGGIFKALRTIPVILDIVEDMKELCPDAWLIDFTNPAGMVTEAVMRYGNWDKVVGLCNIPVNAIVEEAALLERDPEELFFQFAGINHLHWHTVVDNKGKSLTDELLKIMYGDASNSKSIVANIQENDLIFEQVQNLHMVPCPYHRYYYLTDEALKEEIEDFKNSGTRAEKVKGIEKELFELYKDENLDYKPQQLAERGGARYSDAACNIINSIYNDKRMIMTVSTKNNGTITDLPADCVVEVTSMITGNGPVPFQFGSFAPAERGLLQLMKSMELLAVEAAVTGDYGTLLQAFTMNPLITSGFVAKQVMDELLVAHKTYLPQFAEKIKEIEKATTAS
- a CDS encoding secondary thiamine-phosphate synthase enzyme YjbQ codes for the protein MTDNLFVFQISTREKQSFTTIDSYLQEALTKSGVEKGMMLIFCPHTTAAITINENADPDVKKDLKLGFDETFPNKPAYVHMEGNSDGHMKSSVVGASEMLIIEKGRLILGTWQSVYFFDFDGPRTRNFYVKILEG
- a CDS encoding PTS sugar transporter subunit IIC, with the protein product MSDSSEKMSITDRFAYVAQKMGNQIHLRTLRDAFASIMPFIILAGFMTLINYVILEPTGFMGKIIAPETLTTWQSIGTSISNGTLNVMALLIAVAIAYHLSVNRGYNNVIAPILVSFSTMIVVTPLSTTFIPEGFKEEVLVPGVIPVSYTSASGMFVGIVVGLLATDLFIKLSSNEKLKINISGNIPPAVIKSFNVLIPIMINVLIFAVASFALNQLFDMDFNTLITTVITKPLSYVTTSLPGFLLLTSIANLFFGFGIHQAVISGALLDPFLLQNMQDNMLAYANHEEIPHIINMAFKDTFAVMGGSGNTVALLIAIFVFSKRKDYKDVSKLSLAPALFNISEPIIFGLPICFNPMLIIPFVLAPIFSLTVAYFATSIGMINHVVVQIPWTTPPIISGFLATGGDWRAAALQIVIIAVSVFIYLPFLKIDERVNKMQLAEQNN
- a CDS encoding glycosyltransferase family 8 protein, whose product is MNLLFTLNENYLPPFYTLLHSIFHSTSHEESFEIYLMHKDIPDFQLLQLEAFIHKEGHSLHIIDCTNLFEEDTVVNRYYSIEMYYRLLAPFVLPDKMERILYLDPDIINLNSFAKFYNQDFKDKLFIATTHEYATKWIQPLNNLRLGTLKSEDYFNTGILLMNLPKIRKQVTSEDIFKAIEVNKNRLVLPDQDIFNHLYWDRIGEADWRIYNLDPRFYSKLKLFFPTVYNQEWVEKNVVFIHYCGKHKPWVENEKYRYDLGFYYHKFKKAHPYLPTYQPAVEEPND
- a CDS encoding GntR family transcriptional regulator, whose amino-acid sequence is MSTLPKYMTIYTDLKQKINTDFYKINEKIPTGDDLAIEYDCSKLTVKKAIDLLVKEGMVIRRRGSGSFIKGKSTNGGAIALGPTSGLISTVGKEHITSKTYQFSIEKPSNEIAEKLEIKDNGYVYKIIRVRYVNHAPYSVEHTYMPLSVITGLEPKHLESSIYNYIREELGFKMQRAHVWVRGDKVTVEDCKLLDVDKDTFIMEVEKIAHLEDGRIFEYSLTRHDYQNFVFETVFVQN
- a CDS encoding 50S ribosomal protein L25, translated to MKVNAELRTEVGTASANRYRKAHKLPAVVYNKGGDATPVLLNEKDFIEVLKQLGKNGIFDIVVGDEAPRQVIVKDFQSAALKFQILDVELQAIEKGQKLTVTVPIVLTGAESVKLGMVSQTLNELEIETTPNNIPTEFEVDVSTLAIGDSLTVADLNVSKDITVFDEQDETVVIVAPPATLEDVDTAEATEPDLIGEKTE
- a CDS encoding MurR/RpiR family transcriptional regulator; this translates as MLFLDTTPDLTDFDTAIYKYISNHLDQVAYMRIRDLAAETHTSTTSILRFCKKFGCSGFSEFRIKLQMYSKEQKQQKIQSIDETAYIDFLNRTTQPFYKEKIREAVSLLQDKELILFLGEGSSNIIAEYGALYFSSIFNMALRIEDPSNHPIDYLSKKLSDQVCIIALSVSGETKNIVNYLNHLSFSSSTIISITNSSKSTIARLSDVNIPYYITPESIKDADITSQLPALYTIETLAKEVRATN
- a CDS encoding glycoside hydrolase family 1 protein, producing MEEMITFPKDFWWGSAWSAEQAEGRGNTGKAETVWEHWFKEEPNRFYNRIDSSVTTDHINHYKEDIQLMKETGHNSFRLSISWARMFPDGGTGKVNPKAVEFYRNLLTEMNKNGIKPFVNLYHFDMPFALQEKGGWESREVVDAYVNYATTCFKELGDLVYHWFTFNEPLGPILGSYLEGFHYPALVDFKRGAQAAFYTILAHALAIQSFKELQLNSKIGVILNLSPTYPRSQQPADIKAAEIVDALYTRSFLDPMVKGTFPEKLVEILKEYDQMPIYEAADLTVIEQNTAQILGLNYYEPRRVKARLTAINPEGPFLPEWFYENYDMPGKRMNIYRGWEIYEKGIYDLCIDIRDNYGNIEAFISENGMGVADEERFMNDKGQVIDDYRIDYIKDHLAYVHKAISEGCNIKGYHLWTFIDCWSWINAYKNRYGLVSLNLENQKRTIKKSGEFYKEMSRNNGFVYDTHRLV
- a CDS encoding aminoglycoside 6-adenylyltransferase, with product MRTEKEMLHLILRTAEEDERIRAVMMNGSRVNLHVPKDQYQDYDVVYFVSEVESFTCDHAWVDGFGKRIMMQMPDAMTLFPPDLERQGLFSYLMLFEDGNRIDLTLAPIETANELAKQDRLSIILLDKEGLIDPLPPAEDTDYLVKKPSGEELNDCANEFWWCMTNVAKGLCRKELPYAKSMMEGPVREMLLLAMSWRVGVETHFTVSIGKFGKYLQRYTSEELWEKWLKTYADGQIDHMWEALFTSCAHFKEVSQNIAEQLGNPLEDEEKVLVYLKELGRQSKKAEQ